GTCGCGAGCGACGGCGCCCGCCAGCTCGTCCTGGACGTGCTCGACCCGGAGGAGGCCCGCCAGCTCCTCGGCACCACCATCGGCGAGAGCAGGGTCGCCGCCGAGGAAGAGGCGGCCCGCAGGCTCGTGCAGGTGTGCGGCGGTCTGCCGCTGGCCATCCGGATCGCCGGTGCCAACCTGCTCGCCCGCGATGCCGGGATCGCCGACTACTGCGCCGAATTAGCGGGTGACGACATGCTCAGCCGGCTGCGCATCGAAGGGGACCGGCGCTCGACGGTACGGGCCGCCTTCGACCTCTCGTACCGCGCGCTCCCGGCCGCGGCCCAGCGGATGTTCCGCCTCCTCAGCCTGATACCCGGCCCGGACGTCACCGTGGCCGGCGCCGCGGCGCTCGCGGACGCGCCCCCGGCCGAAGCGGCCGGCCTCCTCATGAGCCTGACGAACGCCCATCTCGTACGGGAAAGGGCGGCCGGCCGGTTCGGGATGCACGACCTGCTGCGCTCGTACGGGCGCGAGCTGGTCAGCCGGGAGGAGGCGCACGCCGCCCGGCAGCGGCTCTTCGACTGGTACCTCCATCGCACCGACGCGGCGGCGCGGCTGCTCTATCCGGCGGAAGGGGTTTTGGACCCCGAGGCTGCGTCGTCGGTCTTCTCGGGCCGGGGCGAGGCATCGGAGTGGCTCGACAATGAGCGGGAGAACCTCGCCGGCGCCGTCCTCCAGGCGTCCGGCGCGGGCTTCACCGCCCTCGCCTGGCGGCTGGCCGAGAGCCTGCACGACTACCTCTCGGTGGGGATGTACACGGGCGACTGCCTCAAGGTGGCGACCGCCAGCCTGTTCGCCGCCGTCGCCGACGGCGAGCTGCGGGCCCAGGCCGCCGCCCAGTTGAGGCGCGCCGAATGCCACTGGGTACTGGCGAACAACGCGCAGGCCCTGGAACTGTTCGGCCGCGCCCTGGAGCTCGCGCGGCTGGCCGGCTGGACCGAGGGGCAGGACCTGGCGCTGCGCCGCATCCGCGCCGCGCACCAGGAGGACGGCGCCATGCGACCGGCCTGCGACCACCTCTCCCAGGCGCGGGGACTCGCCCGGTGCGGCAGCGGGGCGGAGACCGCCGACGCGGACGACGTCGCCGGCGTGGGGCTGACCTGCTGAGGGCCTGTTCCTCCGGCGGCAGGTCAACCACTCCGGCAGGTGTCCCGGTTCTGCCGGTTCCTGCGGGGTAGCCGGCGGCGCCCGGCAGAACGGTAGGTCAGCGCCGGTGCGGGAGGACCTCCGGGGGCTTCCGGTCCTCTGGTCCGACTACAGGAGCCCGCCCAGGCCCGAATCGTACGGTGGCCGCACCGGAAGGCCGCTCCCCGTGCCGATTCATGAGGTGACACGTTGCCACAGCCCACGTCGGCCTTCGCCGCCGCCCCGTGCCGAGCGCGTTCCGGGACCCCTCCCTTCGGTCATGCCCACAGGCCGCACCGCACCCGCGCGATCAGAAAGGTGACGATGGAATCCCCGGCACAGACCCCACGTCAGGAAGCCCGGCGCGCAGCCGAGGTGAACGAGTTCGTGGTCGCGTTCTACGAACGCACCATCGGACGCGCCGACTTCAGCCCGTCCGGGATCGCCGAGGAACTGGGCGTCCCGCAGCAGCGTGCCGAGCAGGCCGTCGGCGTGCTGCGCGAGCTGCGCCTGGTCAAACCGGCGGAGGGCAGCACGGACCGGCTCGTCGCGGTCAGCCCCGAGGCCGCCCAGATGGAGCTGCTGGTCCCCCTGGAGCGGGAGATCCTCGACAGCCGTCACCGACTCGAAGGATTCAAAGGGCAGTTGACCTCCTTCGTGGCGGCGTTCGAGAAGCAGGCCAGGACCCGCGCCGAAACGGTCGTGATCACCGACGACCGGGAGGAGATCGAGCTGCGCCTCCTGGAAGCCGCACAGAGCTGCACCACCGAGGTCCTCGTGATGCAGCCCTGCGTGGCCCGCGAGACCCCCGAGCTGCGGCTGGCCCGTCCGCTCGTCCTGGAGGCCGTACGGCGCGGTGCGCAGGGCCGGATCCTCTACCCCCACACCGCCCGCGGCGACTCCGACACCCGCGCCCACCTCGGCGAGCTCCTGCCCGCGGGCGG
The sequence above is a segment of the Streptomyces sp. NBC_01255 genome. Coding sequences within it:
- a CDS encoding LuxR C-terminal-related transcriptional regulator gives rise to the protein MESPAQTPRQEARRAAEVNEFVVAFYERTIGRADFSPSGIAEELGVPQQRAEQAVGVLRELRLVKPAEGSTDRLVAVSPEAAQMELLVPLEREILDSRHRLEGFKGQLTSFVAAFEKQARTRAETVVITDDREEIELRLLEAAQSCTTEVLVMQPCVARETPELRLARPLVLEAVRRGAQGRILYPHTARGDSDTRAHLGELLPAGGQVRTTNEVRDRFLVFDRKTAFIPAGEGDAIAVVYDGAVAAFLAGLHARVWESAFDFDSGAAGYAGTMGDLKATLLDLLASGAKDEVIARRVGMSERTLRRHVATIMQELAASSRFQAGVLAARTGLVDLALRGAA